The Arachis hypogaea cultivar Tifrunner chromosome 14, arahy.Tifrunner.gnm2.J5K5, whole genome shotgun sequence genome has a segment encoding these proteins:
- the LOC140178463 gene encoding uncharacterized protein: MTASTSSQPINPDKPWISFLPNDYKATDRNLNDPVVISAQVGETLVKKILMDPRSSIDVLFYSTFQKMKLSEKALQPSSEELVGFPGERISIRGYIWLQTTLENYPDCKTIDIQYLVVDCKSPYNIILDIPSLNAFNAIIFTVHLCVKFFS, from the coding sequence ATGACGGCATCAACCTCATCTCAACCTATCAACCCAGACAAGCCGTGGATATCATTTCTCCCCAACGACTATAAGGCAACCGACCGCAATCTCAACGACCCCGTTGTTATCTCTGCGCAGGTTGGAGAGACATTGGTCAAGAAAATCCTAATGGATCCGAGGAGTAGCATAGACGTACTATTCTATTCAACGTTTCAGAAGATGAAGCTAAGTGAAAAAGCCCTACAACCATCATCCGAAGAACTGGTAGGTTTCCCAGGTGAGCGAATTTCTATCCGAGGATATATCTGGTTACAGACCACACTCGAAAACTATCCTGACTGCAAAACTATTGATATACAATACCTAGTGGTTGATTGCAAAAGTCCTTACAACATAATTCTAGACATACCCTCTTTGAATGCATTCAATGCTATTATTTTCACTGTGCATTTGTGTGTCAAGTTCTTCTCGTAG
- the LOC112742202 gene encoding uncharacterized protein translates to MMFMNKESDPILCRTFPTFLDGAALIWFSNLPEGSISNFDELADQFVNHFAASKIYVHNSDYLGTIKQGPNESVKEYMTRFAEATNEIPNLNPEVHLHALKSGLRPRKFQETIVIAKPKTLVEF, encoded by the coding sequence ATGATGTTCATGAACAAGGAGTCTGACCCAATCCTATGTCGTACTTTCCCAACTTTCTTGGACGGAGCCGCCCTAATTTGGTTCTCCAACCTCCCTGAAGGCTCCATTTCTAACTTTGATGAATTAGCCGACCAATTCGTCAACCACTTCGCTGCATCCAAGATATACGTGCACAATTCTGACTACCTGGGTACTATTAAGCAAGGGCCGAATGAAAGCGTAAAGGAGTACATGACCAGATTCGCTGAAGCAACCAACGAAATACCCAACCTGAACCCAGAAGTCCACCTCCACGCCCTAAAAAGCGGCCTCCGCCCTAGAAAATTCCAAGAAACCATAGTCATAGCAAAACCAAAAACCCTAGTTGAATTCTAA